In Candidatus Hydrogenedentota bacterium, the following proteins share a genomic window:
- a CDS encoding HypC/HybG/HupF family hydrogenase formation chaperone gives MCLAIPGEILSIDESDPLARNARVSFGGVVKEVSLALVPEAAAGAYVLVHAGLAISVVDQEEARSILETFAALDALDDTEAAGP, from the coding sequence ATGTGCCTGGCGATACCCGGTGAAATCCTGAGCATCGACGAATCCGACCCGCTGGCGCGCAACGCGCGCGTGAGCTTCGGCGGCGTGGTAAAAGAGGTATCTCTGGCGCTCGTGCCCGAGGCGGCGGCGGGCGCCTATGTGCTCGTGCATGCCGGGCTCGCCATCAGCGTCGTGGACCAGGAAGAGGCGCGGAGCATCCTGGAAACGTTCGCGGCGCTGGACGCCCTGGACGACACGGAGGCCGCGGGCCCGTGA
- the hypD gene encoding hydrogenase formation protein HypD — MKFLDEYRDGATARRIAAAIRRTLTRPRTLMEICGGQTHAIVRFGIDTLLPPELTLVHGPGCPVCVTPVELVDKAVALARRPEVVFCSFGDMLRVPGTGTDLLGVKARGGDVRIVYSPLDAVKLAHKHPGREVVFFAIGFETTAPANALAVLQAQRDGLRNFSILASHVLVPPAIEAILSSEACRVQAFLAAGHVCAIMGWAQYEPIAARYRVPIVVTGFEPVDILYGILMCVRQLEAGRASVENAYARSVRREGNVHALRAIETVFETATRKWRGLGEIPNSGLRLRGEFRSFDAETRFDLGEITAEESPECIAGLVLQGIKRPNECPAFARRCTPERPLGAPMVSSEGACAAYFRYRRTDTEAVS; from the coding sequence GTGAAATTCCTCGACGAATACCGCGACGGCGCCACGGCGCGCCGCATCGCCGCCGCCATCCGCCGCACGTTGACGCGGCCGCGCACCCTCATGGAAATCTGCGGCGGGCAGACCCACGCCATTGTGCGGTTCGGTATCGACACTCTGCTGCCGCCGGAATTGACGCTCGTTCACGGGCCCGGCTGCCCCGTCTGCGTCACACCCGTCGAACTGGTCGACAAGGCCGTCGCGCTGGCCCGCCGCCCGGAGGTGGTCTTCTGCTCCTTCGGCGACATGCTGCGCGTGCCCGGCACCGGGACGGACCTGCTCGGCGTCAAGGCCCGGGGCGGCGACGTGCGCATCGTCTATTCGCCGCTCGACGCCGTGAAACTGGCGCACAAGCACCCCGGCCGCGAGGTCGTGTTCTTCGCCATTGGGTTCGAGACGACCGCGCCCGCGAACGCACTGGCCGTGCTGCAAGCCCAGCGCGACGGGCTCCGCAACTTCTCGATTCTCGCTTCGCACGTGCTCGTGCCGCCCGCCATCGAGGCGATCCTGTCATCCGAGGCATGCCGCGTCCAGGCGTTCCTTGCGGCGGGCCACGTGTGCGCGATCATGGGCTGGGCCCAATATGAGCCAATCGCCGCGCGCTATCGCGTACCGATTGTGGTCACGGGTTTCGAGCCGGTCGACATCCTGTACGGCATTCTGATGTGCGTGAGGCAGTTGGAGGCGGGCAGGGCGTCCGTCGAAAATGCCTATGCGCGCTCGGTGCGGCGCGAGGGTAACGTCCATGCGCTGCGCGCTATCGAAACCGTGTTCGAGACGGCCACGCGGAAATGGCGCGGACTGGGCGAAATCCCGAACAGCGGATTGCGCCTGCGCGGGGAATTCCGGTCATTCGACGCGGAAACGCGTTTCGACCTCGGCGAAATCACCGCGGAGGAATCGCCCGAATGCATAGCGGGCCTCGTGCTCCAGGGCATCAAGCGGCCCAACGAGTGCCCGGCCTTCGCGCGCCGCTGCACGCCGGAGCGCCCGCTCGGCGCGCCCATGGTCTCAAGCGAAGGCGCGTGCGCCGCATACTTTCGTTATCGACGGACCGATACGGAGGCCGTTTCATGA
- the hypE gene encoding hydrogenase expression/formation protein HypE yields the protein MSTPDAFSLSCPIPHASSPVITMAHGGGGTAMHRLIEDVFYQAFQNPVLAQRHDASRLDVAGARLAFTTDSYVVQPLEFPGGDIASLAVHGTVNDLAMAGARPLCLSAGFILEEGFSIETLRRLTASMRRAADACRVCIATGDTKVIERRGAGDGLFINTAGIGVIEHDRVIGPAEVRQGDTILVNGDLGRHGIAVMAVREGLEFETAIESDSAPVAHAVLGLLDAGIEVHCLRDLTRGGLVSAANEIAQAAGVGLHFRETDIPVRDDVRGACELLGFDPLYVANEGRFMAIIRAEDAPRALELLRDHPQAPQPAVIGEVRAETPGRVTLESRIGAQRILDMLSGEQLPRIC from the coding sequence ATGAGCACGCCGGACGCTTTCTCGCTGTCTTGCCCGATCCCGCACGCCTCCAGCCCGGTGATCACCATGGCCCACGGCGGCGGCGGCACGGCCATGCACCGCCTGATCGAGGACGTGTTCTATCAGGCGTTCCAGAACCCGGTATTGGCGCAACGACACGACGCGTCCCGGCTCGACGTCGCGGGCGCGCGGCTCGCGTTCACGACGGACTCCTACGTCGTGCAGCCCCTCGAATTCCCTGGCGGCGATATCGCGTCGCTGGCGGTACATGGCACCGTGAATGACCTGGCCATGGCCGGCGCGCGGCCCCTGTGCCTCAGCGCGGGCTTCATCCTCGAGGAAGGCTTCTCGATCGAGACGCTGCGCCGGCTCACGGCGTCGATGCGCCGCGCGGCGGACGCGTGTCGCGTGTGCATCGCGACGGGCGACACGAAAGTCATTGAGCGGCGCGGCGCGGGCGACGGTCTGTTCATCAACACGGCGGGCATCGGCGTCATCGAGCACGACCGCGTCATCGGGCCGGCTGAAGTCCGCCAAGGCGACACGATACTCGTCAATGGCGACTTGGGCCGCCACGGGATCGCCGTGATGGCCGTGCGCGAGGGCCTCGAATTCGAGACCGCCATCGAAAGCGACTCCGCGCCGGTCGCGCACGCCGTGCTCGGCCTGCTCGACGCGGGGATCGAGGTGCATTGCCTCCGCGACCTGACGCGCGGCGGGCTGGTCAGCGCCGCCAACGAGATCGCGCAGGCGGCGGGCGTTGGCCTGCACTTCCGGGAGACGGACATACCCGTGCGCGATGACGTGCGCGGCGCATGCGAGCTGCTCGGTTTCGACCCGCTCTACGTCGCGAACGAGGGCCGCTTTATGGCGATAATCCGGGCGGAAGATGCGCCACGCGCGCTGGAACTGCTCCGGGACCATCCGCAGGCGCCGCAGCCCGCGGTCATCGGCGAAGTGCGCGCGGAAACGCCCGGGCGCGTCACCCTGGAAAGCCGCATCGGCGCGCAGCGCATCCTCGACATGCTCAGCGGCGAACAACTGCCGCGCATATGCTGA
- a CDS encoding replication-associated recombination protein A: MDTDLFEHAASDRLKKEAPLARRVAPRTLDEIVGQDHILGPGKVLRRAIEADRITSLLLYGPPGCGKTALARIIAMRTKSAFEPLNAVTSGVKDLRGLIEAAKHRRIQEQRRTIVFVDEIHRFNRAQQDALLPDVENGAITLIGATTENPFFAVVAPLLSRSQIFEFKRLEDEHVVHLLRWALAHPNLGMGDTRIDVDAGAFSHFAHYAEGDARRALNALEVALLTTPPEEGRIHVTLDVARESIARKLLHYDGTGDEHYDAASAFIKSMRGSNPDAAVYWMARMIESGETPRFIARRICIAASEDVGNADPMALVVATAAWQACEFVGMPEARIILAHAATYVACAPKSNAAYMAIDAALKDVRDRKTIETPAHLRDTHYPGAQRLGRGQGYQYSHDFEEGYVSQDYGVARGTYYHPTDRGKEGEFKARLDRFDARDKAAEEE, from the coding sequence ATGGATACAGACCTTTTTGAGCATGCGGCCTCGGACCGGCTGAAAAAGGAGGCGCCCCTCGCGCGCCGTGTTGCCCCGCGTACGCTGGACGAGATCGTGGGCCAGGACCATATCCTCGGGCCAGGCAAGGTGTTGCGCCGCGCCATCGAGGCGGACCGGATAACGTCGCTGCTGCTGTACGGGCCGCCCGGCTGCGGCAAGACGGCCCTGGCGCGCATCATTGCCATGCGCACAAAAAGCGCGTTCGAGCCGCTGAACGCCGTTACATCGGGCGTGAAAGACCTGCGCGGACTGATCGAGGCGGCGAAACACCGGCGCATCCAGGAACAGCGCCGCACCATCGTCTTTGTGGACGAAATCCATCGCTTCAACCGCGCGCAACAGGACGCGCTCCTGCCCGACGTCGAGAACGGGGCCATCACGCTGATCGGCGCCACGACGGAGAACCCCTTTTTTGCCGTGGTCGCGCCGCTGCTGTCGCGCTCACAGATATTCGAGTTCAAGCGTCTCGAAGACGAACATGTTGTTCACCTTCTGCGCTGGGCGCTTGCGCACCCGAACCTCGGCATGGGCGACACGCGCATCGACGTGGACGCCGGCGCGTTCTCGCATTTCGCCCATTATGCGGAAGGCGACGCGCGGCGCGCGCTGAATGCGCTCGAGGTCGCGTTGCTGACCACGCCGCCGGAGGAGGGGCGCATCCACGTCACGCTCGACGTTGCCCGAGAATCCATCGCGCGCAAGCTGCTCCATTACGACGGCACGGGCGACGAGCATTACGACGCGGCGTCCGCGTTTATCAAGAGCATGCGCGGCAGCAATCCCGACGCGGCGGTCTACTGGATGGCGCGCATGATTGAGTCGGGCGAAACGCCGCGGTTCATTGCGCGGCGCATCTGCATTGCAGCCTCGGAAGACGTGGGCAATGCGGACCCCATGGCGCTCGTGGTGGCGACGGCGGCCTGGCAGGCCTGCGAATTCGTCGGCATGCCCGAAGCACGGATCATCCTGGCCCATGCGGCGACGTATGTGGCCTGCGCGCCGAAGAGCAACGCGGCCTACATGGCCATTGATGCCGCTTTGAAAGACGTGCGCGACCGGAAAACCATCGAAACGCCCGCGCACCTGCGCGACACGCACTACCCCGGCGCGCAGCGGCTTGGCCGCGGCCAGGGGTATCAGTACAGTCATGACTTCGAGGAGGGCTACGTGAGCCAGGATTACGGCGTGGCGCGCGGCACGTATTACCACCCCACGGACCGCGGCAAAGAAGGCGAATTCAAGGCGCGCCTCGACCGTTTCGACGCGCGCGACAAGGCCGCGGAAGAGGAGTGA
- a CDS encoding GatB/YqeY domain-containing protein: MSIKKAIQDAIKEAMKNKDHDRLECLRMAKGALLLKEKEGPKGELEEADAVAALRGEIKKRHNSIETFRSVGQEEVARKTEVEIAIFEEFLPKQLGAGQVEERVRAFLAEHPDMNHAGKLTGALKKEMGDLADGKMLNEICRKVLGQ, translated from the coding sequence ATGAGTATCAAGAAAGCCATACAAGACGCCATCAAAGAGGCGATGAAAAACAAGGACCACGACCGGCTCGAATGCCTGCGCATGGCCAAGGGGGCCCTGTTGTTGAAGGAGAAGGAGGGGCCGAAAGGCGAACTCGAGGAGGCAGACGCCGTCGCGGCGCTGCGCGGCGAGATCAAGAAGCGCCACAACTCAATCGAGACCTTCCGCAGCGTTGGTCAGGAGGAAGTAGCGCGAAAGACGGAAGTTGAAATCGCCATCTTCGAGGAGTTTCTGCCCAAGCAGCTTGGCGCCGGCCAGGTTGAGGAGCGGGTCCGCGCCTTCCTGGCGGAACACCCGGACATGAACCACGCGGGGAAGCTGACCGGCGCGCTCAAGAAGGAAATGGGCGACCTCGCCGACGGCAAGATGCTCAATGAGATCTGCCGCAAAGTGCTCGGACAATAG